From Aspergillus fumigatus Af293 chromosome 3, whole genome shotgun sequence, a single genomic window includes:
- a CDS encoding NAD(P)-dependent alcohol dehydrogenase produces MPYPDEAEGFQVDSPETFTTFHKRFFKLKPFGDYDVDIKVEACGICGSDVHTISGGWGEQKFPLCVGHEIVGRAIRVGPKVTLIKEGQRVGVGAQSYSCGECKQCKNDNETYCPVLMIDTYGAEWPETGIVSQGGYSSHVRTHEHWVFPIPDALETNLVAPMLCAGLTAYSPLVRNGAGPGKKVGIVGLGGIGHFGVMFAKALGAEVWAISRSRAKEADARKLGADGYIATAEEGWEKPHRFSFDLIINCANSSEGFDLSKYLSMMDVHGRWISVGLPEEEGQVIKAQHLISNGVLIGASHLGSRKEMLAMLQLAADKGLKSWVEELQIGEEGLKEAMLRMKKGDVRYRFTLTGYDKVFGQ; encoded by the exons ATGCCTTACCCCGACGAAGCTGAAGGTTTCCAGGTTGACAGCCCTGAGACTTTCACCACTTTCCACAAGAGATTT TTCAAGCTGAAGCCTtttggtgattacg ATGTCGACATCAAGGTTGAAGCGTGCGGTATCTGCGGTAGCGATGTGCACACGATTAGTG GTGGTTGGGGAGAGCAGAAATTCCCCCTTTGCGTAGGACATG AGATCGTCGGCCGTGCAATTCGCGTTGGCCCCAAAGTGACCCTgatcaaggaaggccagcGTGTCGGCGTCGGCGCTCAGTCCTACTCCTGCGGTGAATGCAAGCAATGCAAGAACGACAACGAGACCTACTGCCCGGTCCTCATGATCGACACATACGGCGCCGAGTGGCCCGAGACGGGCATCGTCAGCCAGGGCGGCTACTCCTCCCACGTTCGCACCCACGAGCACTGGGTGTTTCCCATCCCCGACGCCCTCGAGACCAACCTCGTCGCCCCCATGCTCTGCGCCGGTCTGACCGCATACTCGCCTCTGGTCCGCAACGGGGCCGGGCCCGGTAAGAAGGTCGGTATCGTCGGCCTGGGAGGCATCGGCCACTTTGGCGTGATGTTCGCCAAGGCGCTGGGCGCGGAGGTCTGGGCCATCTCCCGCAGTCGGGCCAAGGAGGCCGATGCGCGCAAGCTTGGTGCGGACGGATACATCGccacggcggaggagggctGGGAAAAGCCTCACCGGTTCTCGTTcgacctcatcatcaactgcGCGAACTCCTCCGAGGGCTTCGACCTGTCCAAGTACCTGTCTATGATGGATGTGCATGGCCGCTGGATCAGCGTCGGTCTgcccgaggaagaaggccaggTCATCAAGGCGCAGCACCTCATCTCGAACGGAGTTCTGATCGGAGCGAGTCATCTGGGCAGCCggaaggagatgctggccATGCTTCAACTGGCGGCCGACAAGGGCCTGAAGAGCTGggtggaggagctgcagatCGGTGAGGAGGGTCTCAAGGAGGCGATGCTCCGGATGAAGAAGGGAGATGTTCGCTACCGGTTTACCCTGACTGGTTATGACAAGGTCTTTGGTCAATAA
- a CDS encoding dihydrodipicolinate synthase family protein: MSSRTPLRPGVYAPTMTFFNPDTEDLDVPTIRRHAVRLARAGLVGLVTMGSNGEAVHLTREERKTVIRETRSALDDAGFANVPVIAGASENSIRGTIELCKECADAGAEYVLIVPPSYYRYAVGNDETLYEYFTAVADGSPLPVILYNYPGAVAGIDMDSDLIIRISQHPNIVGTKFTCANTGKLTRVAGALNAITPPSPLAPTTKRASTKPVENHPYVAFGGIADFTLQTLVSGGSAILAGGANVIPRLCVRIFTLWSEGRLTEAMEAQQLLSKADWVLTKAAIPGTKSAIQSYYGYGGYPRRPLARLSEEQAQAVAEKIKDAMEVEQSLPDIA; the protein is encoded by the coding sequence ATGTCGTCGCGCACACCTCTCCGTCCTGGAGTTTATGCTCCCACCATGACCTTCTTCAACCCCGACACTGAAGACCTCGATGTTCCAACCATCCGCCGCCATGCTGTCCGCCTGGCCAGGGCTGGTCTGGTCGGCCTGGTCACCATGGGTTCCAACGGTGAAGCCGTGCACCTGACCCGCGAAGAGCGCAAGACAGTCATCCGCGAGACCCGTTCCGCCCTGGACGATGCGGGGTTTGCCAACGTCCCCGTCATCGCCGGCGCCAGCGAGAACAGCATCCGCGGCACCATCGAACTGTGCAAGGAATGTGCCGACGCCGGCGCTGAGTACGTCCTCATCGTGCCCCCCAGCTACTACCGCTACGCCGTCGGCAACGACGAGACCCTGTACGAGTACTTCACCGCCGTCGCGGACGGCTCCCCGCTCCCCGTCATCCTGTACAACTACCCCGGGGCCGTCGCCGGCATCGACATGGACTCCGAcctcatcatccgcatctcGCAGCACCCCAACATTGTCGGCACCAAGTTCACCTGCGCCAACACGGGCAAGCTCACCCGCGTCGCCGGCGCCCTCAACGCCATCACCCCTCCGTCCCCGCTCGCTCCCACCACAAAGAGAGCCTCCACCAAGCCGGTCGAAAACCACCCCTACGTTGCCTTTGGCGGTATCGCCGACTTCACCCTGCAGACGCTGGTGTCCGGTGGCTCGGCAATCCTGGCCGGCGGCGCCAACGTCATCCCCCGTCTGTGTGTGCGCATCTTCACCCTTTGGAGCGAGGGCCGGTTGACAGAGGCCATGGAGGCGCAGCAGTTGCTCAGCAAGGCTGACTGGGTGCTTACCAAGGCGGCCATCCCCGGCACCAAGAGTGCGATCCAGAGCTACTATGGTTACGGCGGGTACCCTCGGCGGCCATTGGCCCGACTTAGCGAGGAGCAGGCGCAAGCCGTGgccgagaagatcaaggatgcCATGGAGGTGGAGCAGTCATTGCCTGACATTGCATag
- a CDS encoding Gfo/Idh/MocA family protein encodes MAPSVLMVGTGEYTTGFVGGAASGSDKKVGVVGLTLFDLRRRGKVGKLSMVGVSGRKFPGIREHLRKNISEVYNGLDVSFESFPADDQTDPDAYKTAIDALEPGSAITIFTPDPTHFPIALYAIQRKIHVMITKPATKLLQDHLTLLEESRKHGVFVYIEHHKRFDPAYSDARAKAKNLGDFNYFYSYMSQPKSQLETFKAWAGKESDISYYLNSHHIDINESMVPDYTPVKVTASAAKGTAVGLGCAPETEDTITLLVNWQNKQDPSKVATGVYTASWTAPQKAGVHSNQYFHYMGSKGEIRINQAKRGYDVVDDNQGQLAWINPFYMRYAPDEEGNFGGQTGYGYVSFEKFIDAVTALNEGRVTLDQLDARPLPTLKNTIATTAILHAGRISLDENRAVEIVHDGDKWELK; translated from the exons ATGGCGCCTAGTGTGTTGATG GTAGGGACTGGAGAGTACACCACAGGCTTCGTGGGTGGTGCTGCTTCTGGTTCGGACAAGAAGGTGGGAGTTGTCGGATTGACCCTCTTTGATctccgacgacgaggcaAGGTTGGCAAGCTGAGCATGGTGGGAGTTTCCGGACGCAAGTTCCCTGGCATCC GCGAGCATCTTCGCAAGAACATCTCTGAGGTCTACAATGGCTTGGATGTTTCCTTCGAGTCCTTCCCCGCCGACGACCAAACCGATCCCGACGCCTACAAGACAGCAATCGACGCCCTGGAGCCCGGCAgcgccatcaccatcttcacTCCTGACCCCACCCACTTCCCCATTGCCCTGTACGCCATCCAGCGTAAAATCCACGTCATGATCACCAAGCCCGCCACAAAGCTGCTGCAGGACCACCTCACCCTCCTCGAGGAGTCCCGCAAGCACGGCGTCTTCGTCTACATCGAGCACCACAAGCGCTTCGATCCTGCCTACTCGGACGCCCGcgccaaggccaagaacCTCGGCGACTTCAACTACTTCTACTCCTACATGAGCCAGCCCAAGAGCCAGCTCGAGACCTTCAAGGCCTGGGCCGGCAAGGAGAGCGACATCTCTTACTACCTCAACTCCCACCATATCGACATCAACGAGAGCATGGTCCCCGACTACACTCCCGTCAAGGTCACCGCGTCCGCAGCCAAGGGCACGGCCGTCGGGCTGGGCTGCGCCCCGGAGACAGAGGATACCATCACCCTGCTGGTAAACTGGCAGAACAAGCAGGACCCCTCCAAGGTCGCCACGGGGGTCTACACAGCCAGCTGGACCGCCCCGCAGAAGGCCGGTGTCCATTCCAACCAATACTTCCACT ACATGGGCTCCAAGGGCGAGATCCGCATCAACCAAGCCAAGCGCGGCTACGACGTCGTCGACGACAACCAGGGCCAGCTCGCCTGGATCAACCC GTTCTACATGCGCTACGCCCCCGACGAAGAGGGCAACTTTGGCGGCCAGACGGGCTACGGGTACGTCAGTTTCGAAAAGTTCATCGACGCCGTCACGGCCCTGAATGAGGGTCGCGTGACGCTGGACCAGCTTGATGCGCGGCCCCTGCCAACCCTCAAGAATACCATTGCCACCACGGCGATCCTGCACGCGGGCCGGATTTCGCTGGACGAGAACCGCGCGGTGGAGATTGTTCACGACGGCGACAAGTGGGAGTTGAAGTAG